GACGAGGGCCCGTCGGAGCGATTCGCGGTGATGCATGGATGTCTCCCGTGAGGCCGGGCGCGAGCGCAGTCGGGACCAGGTGGGGAGGGCGCCCTGGTCGACGGCCCGGTGGTGCGTGCGCCTACGCGCTCCATGGCGGAGCGCGGGCGTCGGATCGGCTCGGTGCGTGGCCCCTGCGTGGATGGGGTTCGAAGAGCGTAGCAGATCATTGCGGGGCGCCGCAGTCGGCCGAGGCCACGAGAACACGGGAATTCGTGACATTTGCGCCGTGTGTTCGCGCGATCGGACCGTCGCGAGCAACGCCTTTCAGGCCGGCAGGCTTCTCCTTACCCTGGGGCCCACGAAAAGGAGGTCCCACCATGGGCACGAACCCGTCGAAGCTGCCACCCCTCGATCCCGCGCGCGTGGCCACGGTCGCCGAGCACGGTGGCGAGATCACCCCCCTGGACCCGATCGGTGCGCGCGTCCGAGGCATCGACCTGTCCGCGGAGAGTGAGCCCCCGGCCGAAGTGGTCGACGCCCTCGAGCAGGAGATGGCGCATCGAGGGTTCATCGTCTTCGCGAACGAACGCCCGTTGTCCGTCGACGACTTCCTCCGCGCCAGCTGCTGGTGGGGCGGTAAGGAACTGCACAGCACCCACGGAGTCCACCCGGAGACTCCCGACGACAACCAGCACATCTTCCGCCTGTCGAACGACCGCCGTCACGGGATCCTGGGCGTGGGGCCCCAGTGGCACAACGACGGCAGCTTCAACACCGACACCTTCTCCCACTCCGGCTACCACATCGTGCGCCCGGCCGAGAAGGGCGGCGGGACGTACTTCGCCCACCAGGGCGCGGCGTACGATGCGCTGCCGGACGAGTGGAAGGAACGCTGGAGTCGTCTGTCGTCGGTGAACTCGGCGTCGGGCGTGGTGCATCCCGTGGTGCACGATCATCCCATCTCCGGTCGCAAGAGTGTGTGGTTGCACCTCGGAATGACCGGCGCGGTGATCGAGAAGCTTCCCGACGAAGACGGCTTCCGGTTGCTGGACGCCGACGAGCTGACCCGGCTCTGTCGCCAGTACAAGGACCTCCTCGATGCCGGCCTCGAGAACGGCTACACCATCGCCTACGAGTACGAGGAGAACGACTGCGTGTTCATCGACAACCTGGCGGTGGCGCACCGGGCCGCGCCCGAGGCGCACCTGCCGGTCGAGGAGCAGGGCCTGCGGATCATGCATCGCAGCACGGTGCGGGGTGTGCAGGATCTCGCGCCCGGGTTCGGACTGCCGCTGCAGATGGACGTCTTCGGGCCGAGTCCGTTCGGCGATGGCGTGTGGCAGGGTGGGGGGATCGGGTTCCGGTGGGACGACGGGGTGCGGATGCAGAATTAGGGGGTTCTTCGAGTACGTCCGTAGGTCAGTGGGATGGAGAACCGGGTTCGTCGTGCTCATCACCCGATCGGCGGCAGGTCGGGCTTGCCGTGAAGTGCTCGAGTCCGGCCATTCCGTGCGTATCGGAGTGATTGACCGTCCTGGTGTCGTCGCCGAGTCGTAGCCATCGCCGTCGTGGCAGCATCCTGGAGCCCGACCCACGCGAGGCCCCTCATTCTACGCCCGCCACCGCCGACGTCCGATCGATCGCAACGCGACGCCGCTCTCTCCACCCTTCGACCATGGCCACCGCGAGTGGCAGGACGAACAGGGTGAGCAGCGTCGAGCTCAGGACACCCCCGATGATCACCGTGGCCAGGGGGCGCTGGACCTCGGCGCCCACGCCGGCGGAGATGGCCATGGGGATGAAGCCCGCGGCGTCCGTGATGGCGGTGGCGAGCACGGGCCGCATCCGGATGCGACCCGCTTCGCGAACCGCGACCGAGAGCTCCGCTCCTTCCTCGAGCAGGCGGCGGGCGGTCGAGATCAGCACCTGACCGTTGAGCACGGCGATTCCGCTCAGAGCGATGAAGCCCACGGCCGCGCTCACGCTGAAGGGCATGCCGCGCAGCGACAGCGCCAGGACACCGCCGATGCAGGCCAGGGGAATCCCGGTGAAGACGATCAGGGCATCGGACGCCCGGCGCAGGCTCAGGTAGAGGAGGAAGAACACCAGCGCCAACGTCACCGGCACGAGGACCAGGAAGCGCGCATTGGCCTGCTGGAGGTTCTCGAACTGCCCTCCGTATTCGATGGTGTAGCCGACGGGAAGGTCGACGTTCGCGGCCAGTCGCTCGCGGACTTCCTCGACGTACGAGCCGATGTCGCGGTCGCGTACGTTGCACTGGACGACCGTGCGGCGGCGGCCCCACTCGCGGGTGATCGTCGACGGTCCCTCGGACCTCACGATCCGAGCGACGGCCGACAGCGGAACGACCGCGCCGGACTCGGTCGGCACGAGGGTGGCGGCAAGGGCATCCGGATCCCTGCGGGTCCGGTCGGAAGTGCGCACGACGAGCGGGAAGCGCAGCTGCCCGTCCTGGATCTCTCCGGCGGGAATCCCTCCCACGGCCTGCGCGGTCTCCAGCACGTGGGCCCCGGACACGCCGAGCCGGGCGATCGCGTCGTCGTCGACCTCCACGCGCAGGACCGGCTGGCCGGTGAGCTGCTCACCGCTCAGATCCGCGGTGCCCTCGATCCGGTTGAGTTCGAGCTGGATCTGGTCCGACAGCGTGGTCAACTGATCGAAGTCGTCGCCGTAGATCTTGATCCCCAGGTCGGAACGGATGCCCGCCACCATCTCGTTGATCCGCATCTCGATCGGCTGCGTGTAGGCGACGGTCTGTCCCGGCAGGACGGCCAGGACCTCCTCGATCTTCTGCACGAGTTCGTTCTGCGTCCGCGCCGCAGTCCATTGCGACCGTGGGTGCAGCGTGAGGAAGACGTCGGTGAGCTCGGTGCCCATCGGGTCGGTCGCCACCTCCGCCGAGCCGATACGACTCCAGACGTGGGCGATCTCGTCGGGGAATTCCTCCAGCAGCAGTTTCTCCATGCTGGTGTTGTAGGCGACGGACTCCTCGATCGAGATTCCGGCCAGGCGGACCAGGTTCATGGTGATCGCGCCCTCGCTCAGGCGAGGGACGAACTCCGAACCGAGACGACCCGCGAGCAGCGACGTGCCCACCAGGAGCAGCAGGATCCCCACCACGGAGACTCGTCGCCAGCGCAGCACGACGTCGAGCGCCCGGGAGTATCCTTCGCGGAGGAACAGCGTCGCCCGGCCCTCGCGGGAGGCGCGGGCGCGGGGCAACCACCACAGCGAGAGCGTCGGTGTCAGCAGGATCGCAATGGCGAGGGCTCCGACGAGTGCGAAGATCAGCGTCAGCGCCATCGGCCGGAACATCTTGCCTTCGGTACCACCCAGCAGGAGGACCGGAACGAGGACGAGCGTGATGATGAGCACTCCGAAGAAGACCGGGCGCACCACCTCCCGGCTGGACGCGGCGATCGCGTTCACACGCTCGCTCCGCGTGAGCGGTCGTCCGAGTTTCTCCTGGAGCTCGCCGAGGCGTCGGAGGTTGTTCTCGGCCATGACCACCGAGCCGTCGACGATGATTCCGAAGTCCAGGGCGCCCAGACTCAACAGGCTGGCGGCGATGGCCATCGACTGCATGCCCAGCGCCGCGAGGAGCAGCGACAGGGGAATGGTCAGGGCGATCACGAGGCCGGCACGCAGGCTGCCGAAGAGGAAGAACAGAACGAGGATCACCAGGCCGGCGCCGTACAGAAGATTGTGCCGGACGGTGGCGATCACCTCGTCGACGAGTTCGGTGCGGTCGTAGACCACCTCGACCACCACGTCGTCGGGTAGCGACGCGCGCACCTCGTCCAGACGCTCGCGCAAGGCGGTGGCGACCTCGCGGCTGTTCTCTCCCATGAGCATGAAGCCCAGCCCGAGCACGACCTCGCCCTCGCCGCCGGCGGTCACCGCACCCCGGCGGATCTCGTGGCCGACCCGGACTTCACCGAGATCACGCACCCGAACGGGAACGCCATCGCGCGTGGCGACGACGACGGCACCGATCTGTTCGACCGTCTCCAGGCGGCCGATGCCGTGGACGAGGAGGTCCTCGCCCGAAACCACCACGCGTCCGCCGCCCACGTTCTGGTTGTTCGCGCGCAGCGCGTCGACCACATGGTCGACGGTGAGCCCGTGGGCGACGAGGGCGCGCGGCTCGTACACCACCTGGTACTGCCGCTCGTAGCCACCCCACGAGTTCACCTCGGCCACGCCGGGCACGCGGCGCAGTTCCGGGCGGATCACCCAGTCGTGCAGGGTCCGCAGTTCCTCGAGCGAGCGCGTGGGTGAGGACAGGACGTAGTGGAAGACCTCGCCCAGGCCGGTGGCGATGGGGCCGAGCGAGGGGCGTTCGATGCCCTCGGGCAATCGGACGGAGTTGATGCGTTCGAGGACGAGCTGACGGGCGTCGTAGACCGACGTTTCGTCCTCGAAGGTCGCCACGATCTGCGAGAAGCCGAACTTGGACACCGAGCGCACGTTCGCCAGTCCGGGAAGGCCGGAGATCGCCGTCTCGACGGGGAAGCTGATCTGACGCTCGACTTCCTCCGGCCCGAGTTCGCTGGCGACCGTGTTGATCTGGACCTGTACGGGGGTGGTGTCGGGGAAGGCGTCGACCGGAAGGGTCACGAGCGCACGCACGCCGCCGAAGAGCGCCAGGGCGGCGAGGGCGAGCACCACGGGACGGTGCTCGAAGGACAGGTTGACCAGGCGTTCGAGCATCTCAGCCGACCTCCCGGCAACGGAGCACGATCAGTCGACGCATCCCGCCCCCAGTCGTGACTTCTGGAACTCGGACTTCACGAGGAAGCTACGGGCAGTGACGACCTGCTCCTCGCCGACGAGTCCGGCACGGACGACGGCGCGGTCTCCGGCGCTCCGGCCGGGCAGCGAGGCGAGCTGGACGCGACGCACCTCGTAGAGGCCGTCGCCCAGATCGACGAACACGAAGGGTTCGCCCCCGAAACGGTGGACGGCGGATCGCGGCACGGAGAGCGCGGTGCCGACCGCGCCGACTGCGACCTGCGCGTCGACGAACATGCCCGCCTTCCAGTGGCCCGCGGGATTGGGGATCGCCGCGCGGACACGGGCCATGCGCGTTCCCGCGTCGAGATGGCTGGAGACCCAGGTCACCGTGCCCCGGGTGCGTGCGCCGGTCGCCGTGGAATGGACTTCGACTGCCTGTCCCGTGGCCACGAGACCCAGCTCGTGTTCGGGCACGGAGACGGTCACCCACATCTCGCGGATGTCGGCGAGGCGGATCAGCTCGTCGCCCAGGCGCACGACGTCCCCGACGACCGCCGAACGATCGACGACGGTGCCCTCGAAGGGCGCGACCAAATCCAGCGTCGAGCCCGCGCGCTCGCCGCGGGCCATGGCCGCCAGGTCTTCGGACGCGATGCCGAGGTCCCCGAGGTTCTGCTCGAGCGCCCGGCGTCGGGCTTCGACGGCGGCCAATGCCGACCGCGCGTCGACCAGGTCGCGTTCGGCGGACACCCCGCGTTCGTGGAGCTCCGCTTCACGTTGCAGCGCGCGGCGGGCGGCGTCTTCCGCGGCCACGGCTGCCTGGAGTTCGGCGCGGGCCTCGGCGACGGCGGGCGAGGACAGGGTCACCAGCGGCTCCCCGGTGCTGACCACGTCGCCGAGATCCACGTGGACCTGGCGGACGACGCCCTCGACCAGAGGGGTGACGCGTGCGAGGCGGTTCTCGTCGTAGCCCACTTCGCCGATCGCCTCGACCGCGCTCGTCGCCTCGAGTGACACGGGGCGGTTCGAGGCGACCCCGGACAGACGCGCCGAGTCGGCGCTCGGCAGGCGGATCTTCAGGCCGCCGCCCGGCGTGAGGCCGTCCGCGAGCTCGGGGTGGCAGATTCCGCACTCGGCCTCGGCGAGCTCGTGTTCGGTGCACCAGAGTTCCGTGGCGGCTTCCGGGATCTCCGTCGGGGTGTTCGTGAGCGCGGGCCGGCAGGCCACACATTCGTCTTCGTAGAGGCCGTGCTTCTCGCAGTAGAGGCGATCGGCATCGCGCAGATCGGGATGGCAGATCCAGCAGCGGTCCTCGTAGCGCTCGTGTTCGGAGCACCACAGGCGACCGGCATCGCGCAGCTGGGGATCGCAGATCCAGCAGAGCGACGCGTCGATGCCGTGGGGCGAGCAGCTCGGCGCGGCGGCCTGCGCGTGGGAGTCGGCGACCTGCGTCTCCTGCGGCCAGTTCACGACGGCGAGGGCGGCGATCACGGCCAAGCCGAGGCCGAAGACGAGACTCTGGCGTGGGAATGTCATCGTGGGTCCTCCGCGGGGGAGTGAGGGGCCGGCGCAGTGATCCCGCGCCCGAGCAGCGATTCGATCTGGACCACGACCCGGTCGTAGGTCGTGTGAGCGCGGAAGCGTCCTTCCTCGGCGGCCACGAGGGCGCGCTGGGCGTCGAGCAGTTCGAGCGCCCCGAACTTCCCGGCCTCCTGGCCGATCCGGACGCGGTCGAGGGCGTCCCGGGCGCGCGGCACGATCCGCTCGTCGTAGTCCTCGAGCGCACCGGCGCGGACGTGGAGTTCTTCGAGCGCGTTGTGGAGCTGTGTGCGGAGTTCGAACTCGAGCGCTGCGAGATCCCCGTCGGCAGCCTCGGT
This DNA window, taken from Candidatus Krumholzibacteriia bacterium, encodes the following:
- a CDS encoding efflux RND transporter periplasmic adaptor subunit, whose protein sequence is MTFPRQSLVFGLGLAVIAALAVVNWPQETQVADSHAQAAAPSCSPHGIDASLCWICDPQLRDAGRLWCSEHERYEDRCWICHPDLRDADRLYCEKHGLYEDECVACRPALTNTPTEIPEAATELWCTEHELAEAECGICHPELADGLTPGGGLKIRLPSADSARLSGVASNRPVSLEATSAVEAIGEVGYDENRLARVTPLVEGVVRQVHVDLGDVVSTGEPLVTLSSPAVAEARAELQAAVAAEDAARRALQREAELHERGVSAERDLVDARSALAAVEARRRALEQNLGDLGIASEDLAAMARGERAGSTLDLVAPFEGTVVDRSAVVGDVVRLGDELIRLADIREMWVTVSVPEHELGLVATGQAVEVHSTATGARTRGTVTWVSSHLDAGTRMARVRAAIPNPAGHWKAGMFVDAQVAVGAVGTALSVPRSAVHRFGGEPFVFVDLGDGLYEVRRVQLASLPGRSAGDRAVVRAGLVGEEQVVTARSFLVKSEFQKSRLGAGCVD
- a CDS encoding CusA/CzcA family heavy metal efflux RND transporter, giving the protein MLERLVNLSFEHRPVVLALAALALFGGVRALVTLPVDAFPDTTPVQVQINTVASELGPEEVERQISFPVETAISGLPGLANVRSVSKFGFSQIVATFEDETSVYDARQLVLERINSVRLPEGIERPSLGPIATGLGEVFHYVLSSPTRSLEELRTLHDWVIRPELRRVPGVAEVNSWGGYERQYQVVYEPRALVAHGLTVDHVVDALRANNQNVGGGRVVVSGEDLLVHGIGRLETVEQIGAVVVATRDGVPVRVRDLGEVRVGHEIRRGAVTAGGEGEVVLGLGFMLMGENSREVATALRERLDEVRASLPDDVVVEVVYDRTELVDEVIATVRHNLLYGAGLVILVLFFLFGSLRAGLVIALTIPLSLLLAALGMQSMAIAASLLSLGALDFGIIVDGSVVMAENNLRRLGELQEKLGRPLTRSERVNAIAASSREVVRPVFFGVLIITLVLVPVLLLGGTEGKMFRPMALTLIFALVGALAIAILLTPTLSLWWLPRARASREGRATLFLREGYSRALDVVLRWRRVSVVGILLLLVGTSLLAGRLGSEFVPRLSEGAITMNLVRLAGISIEESVAYNTSMEKLLLEEFPDEIAHVWSRIGSAEVATDPMGTELTDVFLTLHPRSQWTAARTQNELVQKIEEVLAVLPGQTVAYTQPIEMRINEMVAGIRSDLGIKIYGDDFDQLTTLSDQIQLELNRIEGTADLSGEQLTGQPVLRVEVDDDAIARLGVSGAHVLETAQAVGGIPAGEIQDGQLRFPLVVRTSDRTRRDPDALAATLVPTESGAVVPLSAVARIVRSEGPSTITREWGRRRTVVQCNVRDRDIGSYVEEVRERLAANVDLPVGYTIEYGGQFENLQQANARFLVLVPVTLALVFFLLYLSLRRASDALIVFTGIPLACIGGVLALSLRGMPFSVSAAVGFIALSGIAVLNGQVLISTARRLLEEGAELSVAVREAGRIRMRPVLATAITDAAGFIPMAISAGVGAEVQRPLATVIIGGVLSSTLLTLFVLPLAVAMVEGWRERRRVAIDRTSAVAGVE
- a CDS encoding TauD/TfdA family dioxygenase, yielding MGTNPSKLPPLDPARVATVAEHGGEITPLDPIGARVRGIDLSAESEPPAEVVDALEQEMAHRGFIVFANERPLSVDDFLRASCWWGGKELHSTHGVHPETPDDNQHIFRLSNDRRHGILGVGPQWHNDGSFNTDTFSHSGYHIVRPAEKGGGTYFAHQGAAYDALPDEWKERWSRLSSVNSASGVVHPVVHDHPISGRKSVWLHLGMTGAVIEKLPDEDGFRLLDADELTRLCRQYKDLLDAGLENGYTIAYEYEENDCVFIDNLAVAHRAAPEAHLPVEEQGLRIMHRSTVRGVQDLAPGFGLPLQMDVFGPSPFGDGVWQGGGIGFRWDDGVRMQN